One genomic segment of Mycolicibacterium chubuense NBB4 includes these proteins:
- a CDS encoding MCE family protein: protein MAAHKASRTPVQIPPEAVKPLAGLLAAVAFALVIALCVGLFRGAFTATIPVTVLSPRAGLVMDPDAKVKLLGVEVGRVASIEARGDGQAALHLAIDPHQLALIPDNVAVDISSTTVFGAKYVQFVLPATPSSQPLRSGQTLAARQVTVEINTLFQKLTSLLSSIEPGKLNATLAAISTALNGRGEKIGQAFVDLDAFLARLEPSLPTLEHEFTAAPSVVSAYADAAPDLLTTVSNTTRISRTLVDRQSDLDTALMSAIGLADVGTDVVGANRQPLTDVLHLLVPTTDLTNRYHEGIQCGLAGFIPVTESPPSPVPGVVASLGFSFGMERYRYPTNLPKVAATGGPHCADIGLPNMPFQYRPKFVVGDIGADPTRYGNHKGIILNSDGLKQLWFGPLDGPPRNTAQIGQPG from the coding sequence GATTGCTCGCCGCCGTGGCATTCGCATTGGTCATCGCGCTGTGTGTGGGTTTGTTCCGTGGCGCGTTCACCGCCACCATCCCGGTGACGGTGCTGTCTCCCCGTGCCGGCCTGGTGATGGATCCCGACGCGAAGGTCAAATTGCTCGGGGTGGAAGTCGGGCGCGTCGCGTCGATCGAGGCCCGCGGCGACGGCCAAGCCGCGCTGCATCTGGCGATCGACCCGCACCAACTTGCGCTGATCCCCGACAATGTCGCTGTCGACATCTCGTCGACGACGGTGTTCGGCGCCAAATACGTTCAATTCGTCCTGCCCGCGACGCCGTCGTCGCAGCCACTCCGGTCCGGACAAACCCTGGCCGCCCGGCAGGTCACGGTCGAGATCAACACCTTGTTCCAGAAGCTGACCTCGCTGCTGTCGTCGATCGAACCCGGAAAACTGAACGCCACGCTGGCCGCGATCTCGACCGCGCTCAACGGCCGCGGTGAAAAGATCGGGCAGGCGTTCGTCGACCTCGATGCGTTCCTCGCCCGCCTCGAACCCAGCCTGCCCACCCTCGAGCACGAATTCACCGCGGCGCCTTCCGTCGTGAGTGCCTACGCCGACGCAGCCCCAGATCTGCTGACCACTGTCTCCAATACAACGCGGATCAGCAGGACTCTGGTCGACCGGCAGAGCGATCTGGACACAGCACTCATGTCGGCGATTGGTCTTGCCGACGTAGGCACCGACGTCGTCGGCGCCAATCGGCAGCCGTTGACCGATGTCCTGCATCTGCTGGTGCCGACGACGGATCTGACCAATCGCTACCACGAGGGGATCCAGTGCGGACTGGCAGGTTTCATCCCCGTCACCGAAAGCCCGCCATCGCCGGTGCCCGGTGTGGTGGCCAGCCTGGGGTTCTCTTTCGGTATGGAACGCTACCGCTACCCGACGAACTTGCCGAAGGTCGCTGCGACTGGCGGGCCACACTGCGCCGACATCGGTCTTCCGAACATGCCGTTCCAATACCGGCCCAAATTCGTTGTGGGTGACATCGGCGCGGACCCGACCCGCTATGGCAACCACAAGGGAATCATCTTGAATTCCGACGGCCTCAAACAACTCTGGTTCGGACCGCTCGACGGCCCACCGCGCAACACC